CCTTTTCCATTAGATTGAAACTCCTAAATATAACCTCTTCCCTAATCTTCTCAGAAACAACCAAGTTTGATTTATCATAAATTTTAAAATAATTAACCCTCCAGGCATTTGGCAAATCAGAAAGCTTATCCAATGGATATACTCCTTTTCTTGCGGTTGACAGAACTTCCTCTGAAATGTCGGTTGCAAGAATTTTAGTGTCCCAATTTTCTTTTTGCCCGTGAAAAAATTCATCTATTATCATAGCTAGTGTATAAGGCTCTTCTCCAGAAGAACAGCCAGCGGACCAAATTCTCATATCCTTATTACTATTTTTAGCTTTTAAGTAAGGAAGGACCGTATCCCTAAAATACTTGAAGTGCTCCGATTCTCTCATAAAAAAGGTGTAATTTGTAGTGATTTTATTTACCAAAGTCGTTAATGCCTCTTTGTTCTCACTTTTTTTCAAAAAATCAAGATATTCTCTAAAAGAATAAAAGTTGTTATCCATCATATAGCGTTGAAATCTACTTAGAACGAGCGCTTTTTTTTCATCCCTAAGAAATATTCCATAATTTTCATGAACAAAATCCCTTAGTTCTTTAAATTCCTCATCGGAAATTCTATACATTTTAGCTATTATATTAGAAGAGCCCGATAGATGGGCTCTTCTAAACAATTATTTTTAGTACTTACCAAAATCATGATCGTTTAAGTCAATTTTTGGTTTCTTGCTAGTATTTTTTTTGCGTTCATCTTGCCCGCTCAGACTATTTCCTGACTTCTTGGCCTTGTTCATTGATTGAATAAGTTGCAATACGTCATCTGGGAGATCGCCTATCTCACTGTACGAGACCTTCTTAGACTTTTTAAGTTTAAAACGATTCGCCTGTTCTTTCAATATCTCTGACTGTGAAGATAGCTCTTCGCTCGAAGCAGCAATCTCTTCAGAAGTTGCAGAATTATTTTGCACAACTATAGAAACCTGTTGTATGCCCTGATTCACTTGATTTACAGCTTGAGCTTGCTCATTTGAGGCTGTTGCAATGCTGCTAACCAAAGATGCAGCCTTAGAAACGCCTTCTACAATCTTATTTAGTGCGTCTGCAGTTTCTTTGGCTATTTTTGTGCCAACTTCTACTTTTTTAATTGAGCCCTCTATAAGAAGTGTGGTCTCTTTAGCGGCATTAGCGCTTCTTGTGGCAAGATTTCTAACCTCTTCTGCTACAACCGCAAAGCCCTTACCGTGTTGTCCAGCACGAGCAGCCTCAA
This Thermodesulfobium sp. 4217-1 DNA region includes the following protein-coding sequences:
- a CDS encoding protein-glutamate O-methyltransferase CheR, encoding MYRISDEEFKELRDFVHENYGIFLRDEKKALVLSRFQRYMMDNNFYSFREYLDFLKKSENKEALTTLVNKITTNYTFFMRESEHFKYFRDTVLPYLKAKNSNKDMRIWSAGCSSGEEPYTLAMIIDEFFHGQKENWDTKILATDISEEVLSTARKGVYPLDKLSDLPNAWRVNYFKIYDKSNLVVSEKIREEVIFRSFNLMEKVFPFKKKFDVIFCRNVMIYFDEKTKNMLVQRFFDNTNLGGYLFIGHSESINRTITKYKNVIPSVYRKE